The Acetobacter sp. DNA window ATGGAGAGCGGCACCGAGAGGCTGGGAATGATCGTGGCCGGGATGTTGCGCAGGAACACGAAGATCACTGCAACGACCAGCGCCAGCGCCAGAAACAGCTCGAACTCCACGTCCGCGACGGAAGCGCGGATGGTGGTGGTGCGGTCGGTGAGGGGAACGATGTCGATCCCCGGCGGCATGGATTCCTGAAGCCGGGGCAGGATCGCTTTGATGTTGTCCACCACCGCGATCACGTTCGCACCCGGCTGGCGCTGTACGTTCAGCACAAGGCCGGGGGTCGTGTTGGCCCAGGCGGCAAGCTGGGTGTTTTCCGCGCCCACGACGACCGTGGCGACATCCTTCAGCCGGATCGGGCCGTTGTTCTGATAGGCGATCACCTGATTCAGAAGCTGCGTCGCGCTGGCGATCTGCCCATCCACGCGCAGGGTTGAGGCGCGCTGTGCGCCATCGAACGTGCCGGTCGGGGAGTTGACGTTCACATTGCCGATCGTGGTCCGCAGCGTATCGAGATCGAGACCGTACGAAGTCAGCTTGGGAATGTTGACCCGAACCCGCAGCGCCTTGCGGTTGCCGCCCGACAGGGTAACGAGACCGACACCGGAAATCTGGCTGATCTTCTGCTCAAGCCGCGTATCGACATAATCCTCGACTTCAGGCAGCGGGATCGTTTTCGACGTGATTCCGAGGGTCAGTACAGGGGTGTCCGCAGGATTGACCTTGGCGTAGGTCGGCGGGGCGGGCAGATCTGTCGGCAGCAGCGAGTTGGCCTGATTGATCGCGGCCTGCACTTCCTGCTCGGCCACATCCATCGACATGCTCAGCCCGAAGCGGAGTGTGACGACCGAGGCGCCACCCGAGGAACGGGAGGTCATCTGGTCCAGCCCCGGCATCTGTCCGAACTGGGTCTCCAGCGGCGCGGTGACGGAGGTGGCCATCACATCCGGACCCGCGCCGGGGTAGAAGGTCTGCACCGTGATCGTCGGATATTCGACTTCCGGCAGGGCCGACACGGGCAGGAAGTGATAGCCCAGCAGACCGGCTATCAGGATCGCCACCATCAGCAGGGTGGTGGCGACGGGCCGCTCGATGAAGATGCGTGAGGGGTTCACGGTCTGGCGTCAGTTGGCGTTGCTGTGGCGGTGATGCGACGAGGCAGGGTGGGCGTCCTGCTGTTGCTTGGTCGTGTCCGGATGGTCGGCAGGAATGGTCACTTCGGCTCCGGCGTGGAGATGGTCGGTGCCGTCAGTCACCACCCGGTCGCCCGGCTTCAGCCCGTCGGTAACCACCGTGCGTGTGCCATCTGCGATGCCGGGCTTGACGTTGCGGACCTCGACGGTGCTGTCGGTTTTCACGACATAGACGAACTGCCCGTTCGGTCCGGTCTGAAGCGCGTTCGATGGGACAATGATCGCATCGTGGAGCGTTTTCACCAGCAGGCGGGCGTTCACGAACTGATTGGGGAACAGATGTTCGTCCTCATTCGGGAAAATAGCACGCAAGCGCACGGTTCCCGTGGAGGTATCGATCTGGCTGTCCAGCGCGCTGACGCTGCCTGTGGCGATTTTCTGAGTATTGGAGCTGTTCCACGCTTCCACCTGCAAGGGATGACCGGCCCGAAGCTGGTCGGCGACTTCCGGAAGCTGGTCCTGCGGCAGGGTGAAGATGACCGAGATCGGCTGCATCTGGGTCAGGATGGCAAGGCCGCCCGACTGACCGGCCGTCACGTAGTTGCCCTTGTCCACGGCGCGAATGCCAACACGTCCGTCAACCGGAGCGGTGATATGGCAGTAGACGAGCTGGAGTTTCTGGTTATCGACCAGCGCCTGATCGACCTTCACAGTGCCTTCAAGCTGTTTGACGGTGAACTCCTGATCACGCGCCGTCATGGCGGCGACACTGTCCTGCTTGATCAGCTTCTGGTAGCGGGCGTTATCAATGCGGGCGCGCTCAAGCTGGGCCTGATCCTGCGCGAGTTGCCCCTCATACTGGCGAAGGGCGACCTCATAAGGGCGGGGGTCTATGACGGCGAGCAGATCGTCTTTCCTGACGTGCTGGCCTTCCGTGAACTTCACGTCCATCAGGTAGCCCTCGACGCGGGTCTGGACCGTGACGTTGGTGATCGGAACCACGGTTCCAAGCTCGGTCAGGATGACAGGCATGTCGCCCGTTGCGACTGTTTCCACGGTGACGGGCTGGGCTGCGCCGGTGACCGAGCCTACCCTATGGCTGGCTTTCTCGCGGTGACCGAGAAACACATACGCCAGTATGCCGAGCAGCAGAAGGACAGCAACGACCCATATCCAGCGGCGGGAGCGGGGGGGGCGGCGGGCTGAAGAGGACGGAGAGGCAGCAGGAGAAGAATTGTGTTCACTCATAACTTCTGTCGATGTCCGTCCGCAGGTTCTGTCGGGGTGTTCCTGAAGGGCCGATGACGATGCAGCAGCGATCTGACCCTGAGGTCTGCATAGCAGCAAAAACCCCTTCTTCAACATTCAGGAGCGTTGCTTTCGGTCCTTAAAAGAAATCCCGGATTGCATTGGTGTTCAATTTTAACACATTGAAAATACAAATATTTTTTTCATAAATCGTAAACAGTCACGGGTATGAAATTTTATTAATTTTTTGCGGGCCAATTGCAAACCGTTTTCATCAAGGGCTTCACTGTGAAATACTGCAACGCAATGACAGGTTTTGCTACAGTGGGCATCTGAAAAGCGGATGGGATAATTATTTTGCATTTCAGAAGAATACCGATTCGGCATCTCTGGCAAAAAAGCGTTTTTTTTACTAAGTGATGAGGTGCTGGGAGTACCAATCGCACAATGTACAGTTTCTGTTCTGATATGAAACGTCGGTCCGTCCGGCAGGCGCTCATCCCTCTTCTGCTGCTTGCGGGAGCGGCCTGTGTGACGCCCCTTCACTGCGCCCACGCGCAGGATGCCGATCAGGAGGAAGCGGAAGACGCCGCCAAAGAGGCTGAGGCCAGACGGGATGCCCGCAAGGCTGCGCCTCCTGCTGCGCTGCCGGGCGCGCAGTCCAATGAAGACGAAGCCGGTCACGCCAACGGCGACATGGAGCCGACAGCGGCCCTGTTTGAAGCGATCAACCGTGGCAGCCTTGGAGCTTCCAAGGAGGCGGTCAGCCGTGGCGCCGATCTGAATGGGCACAATGTGCTGGGTCAGACGCCGCTGGATATGGCCATCGACCTGAACCGCAACGACATCATGTTCTTTCTGCTCTCCATGCGGACCATTGATGATTCAGCAGGCGTGACGACCAGCACTGTCGCGAACTCCGGTATCAGCATGAGAAACGGATCGGGCCATCTGAGTATTGGTGGTCGTGCGGCCCGCGACAAAGTGCGACCGGTCATCGACCGCCGCTACGATGCCTCAGGCGGGCAGGCCCAGCCATCGGTCGGATTTCTTGGCTTTGGCGGTAGCTGAAGCCGTCTGCGGCAGATTGAATGACTGGATGAGGCGTCCTTCGGGGCGCCTTTTTCAATCGCAGTATCTTTGACGAAGCATCACTGACTGACGCGGCAAAGCGTTCCGGCTCTCGCTTCGATTTCAGATATGAAAGCCGTTCAGATATTCTGCTGAATGGCTTTCCGACGGAACTTCAGATCAGCTTGCCGGGAAATGTATCCTGGATACGCATTCATTGCGGATGGATCAGGCCGAGCGGGTATAACTGCGTCGGTTTCGATCCGGTCACTGGGCTGCGATGGGTATCTCTGTGCTGGAAAGAGCGACAGTTTCCGCGTCAGCCACAAGACTTTCCGCCCGCAGGGCATCTAGCGGAACCAGCGTGTCGTCGCGTTCGAAATGCCAGAACGTCCAGCCATTGCAGGAGGGAGCGTTCGTCAGCAGCGCGCCCAGCTTGTGGATGGAACCGCGCTGTGCCCCGCTGACCAGCGTGCCGTCCGGCGTCACCGTGGCGGATATACGCCGCTGACGGTCAAAGACCACCGTTCCGGCAGTAATGAAGTTTCGTTCGACCAGACTGCCGAACGGAACACGCGGCGCTTCCCGCTTCATCGGTGTGGTCGCGACGGCATCCTGCGGCAGGGGCTCTTCACGCTCAACGCGCTCGGCAGCCGCTTTTGCGTAATCAGGATGGCGCTCGATGCCGACAAAATGCCGGCGCAGGCGCTTGGCCATGGCGGCTGTTGTGCCTGTGCCCGTAAAGGGATCGAGGATCACATCGTTCTCAGCCGTGGAGGAGAGCAGCACGCGGTGCAGCAGGCTTTCAGGCTTCTGTGTCGGGTGCAGCTTCAGACCGTGTTCGTTCCGCAGACGTTCATTGCCGGTGCAGAGCGGCAGATACCAGTCCGAGCGCATCTGGACGTCATCGTTCAGAGCTTTCATGGCCTGATAGTTGAAGCGATACTTGCTGTCCTGACTGCGGGCGGCCCAGATCATCGTTTCATGTGCGTTGGTGAAGCGGCGGCCCCGGAAGTTCGGCATCGGATTGGACTTGCGCCACACGATGTCGTTCAGAATCCAGAAGCCGAGATCCTGAAGGATCGCGCCCAGACGGAAAATATTGTGATACGAGCCAATGACCCAGATCGTGCCGTCCTTGTGCAGAAGGCGGCGGGCTTCGGTCAGCCATTCCCGTGTGAAGCGGTCATAGGCTTCCAGATCCGAGAACTTGTCCCAGTCATCATCCACGCCATCGACAACGCTGTCATCCGGACGGCGTAGTTCACCGCGAAGCTGAAGATTGTATGGTGGATCAGCAAAGATACAGTCCACGCTGGCGGTCGGCAGGCTGCGCATGACATCGACGCATTCACCGCAGAGAATCTTGTCGAGCGGGAGGTCGGAAGTGTTCTTGATAGCGCCGCTCATGCAGGGCCTCCGGTGGCGAGAGTGAGTTCAAGCTGCTTGCGGACGGTGCCGAAGCCGCGGCGGTGGTGCGGAGTGCACCCTTGGATCGTAATGGCGTTTCGATGCGCAGCGGTGCCGTAGCCTGCGTTCTTCGCCCAGCCATAGCCGGGCCAGCGTGTGTCCAGACGGCTCATGATTCTGTCGCGTGTGACTTTGGCGAGGATCGAGGCAGCGGCGATGGACAGGCTGATGCCGTCTCCACCGACAATCGTGCGGACAGGCACATCGAGTGGCGGCTTGCGGTTGCCGTCAACCAGAGCAATGCGGGGAGGGGACGGCAGTTTGCTCACAGCCCGGGCCATGGCGAGTTGTGCGGCCTTCAGGATATTGAGCTGAAGAATTTCTTCGACAGAAGCGGCTGAAATGCCGATTTCGATGCCCGGAACGCTTGGCAGTCG harbors:
- a CDS encoding ribonuclease HII translates to MPDFLLETEYGGRVAGVDEAGCGPLAGPVVAAAVVFGAGVPDDLAASIDDSKALTAARREAIASRLPSVPGIEIGISAASVEEILQLNILKAAQLAMARAVSKLPSPPRIALVDGNRKPPLDVPVRTIVGGDGISLSIAAASILAKVTRDRIMSRLDTRWPGYGWAKNAGYGTAAHRNAITIQGCTPHHRRGFGTVRKQLELTLATGGPA
- a CDS encoding MdtA/MuxA family multidrug efflux RND transporter periplasmic adaptor subunit, which produces MSEHNSSPAASPSSSARRPPRSRRWIWVVAVLLLLGILAYVFLGHREKASHRVGSVTGAAQPVTVETVATGDMPVILTELGTVVPITNVTVQTRVEGYLMDVKFTEGQHVRKDDLLAVIDPRPYEVALRQYEGQLAQDQAQLERARIDNARYQKLIKQDSVAAMTARDQEFTVKQLEGTVKVDQALVDNQKLQLVYCHITAPVDGRVGIRAVDKGNYVTAGQSGGLAILTQMQPISVIFTLPQDQLPEVADQLRAGHPLQVEAWNSSNTQKIATGSVSALDSQIDTSTGTVRLRAIFPNEDEHLFPNQFVNARLLVKTLHDAIIVPSNALQTGPNGQFVYVVKTDSTVEVRNVKPGIADGTRTVVTDGLKPGDRVVTDGTDHLHAGAEVTIPADHPDTTKQQQDAHPASSHHRHSNAN
- a CDS encoding ankyrin repeat domain-containing protein — its product is MYSFCSDMKRRSVRQALIPLLLLAGAACVTPLHCAHAQDADQEEAEDAAKEAEARRDARKAAPPAALPGAQSNEDEAGHANGDMEPTAALFEAINRGSLGASKEAVSRGADLNGHNVLGQTPLDMAIDLNRNDIMFFLLSMRTIDDSAGVTTSTVANSGISMRNGSGHLSIGGRAARDKVRPVIDRRYDASGGQAQPSVGFLGFGGS
- a CDS encoding site-specific DNA-methyltransferase, which produces MSGAIKNTSDLPLDKILCGECVDVMRSLPTASVDCIFADPPYNLQLRGELRRPDDSVVDGVDDDWDKFSDLEAYDRFTREWLTEARRLLHKDGTIWVIGSYHNIFRLGAILQDLGFWILNDIVWRKSNPMPNFRGRRFTNAHETMIWAARSQDSKYRFNYQAMKALNDDVQMRSDWYLPLCTGNERLRNEHGLKLHPTQKPESLLHRVLLSSTAENDVILDPFTGTGTTAAMAKRLRRHFVGIERHPDYAKAAAERVEREEPLPQDAVATTPMKREAPRVPFGSLVERNFITAGTVVFDRQRRISATVTPDGTLVSGAQRGSIHKLGALLTNAPSCNGWTFWHFERDDTLVPLDALRAESLVADAETVALSSTEIPIAAQ